Below is a genomic region from Verrucomicrobiota bacterium.
AAGGGTACGAGACTCAGACCATCGCCAACCTCCCACCGGATCAGATCGCGGAAGGCTGGTGGAAAACCGCCAACCGATTGTCCCTTGGTGATGACGAAGGCGATGCCGCGAAAAATAGCCATCGTTCCCAACGTGATGATGAAGGGGTGCACCTTGAGCGCGACGATCATCCCGCCGTTGAGAAAACCACAGGCAGTGGCCACTCCGACGCAGACCAGCATCCCAAGCGGCGTGCCAATCCATGCACCCGCTCGTGGGCCATCGGGACCATAACATTGGAGAACCAACGCGCCGAGCACCGAGGCCAGCGCATAAATGGCGCCCACCGAGAGATCAATCCCGCCAGCAATAATGACGAAGGTCGCGCCCACTGCCATGATGGCGATAAAGCTGGTGTCCTTGGCCAGTTGAGCGAGGTTGGCAGCGTTGAGGAATTTGTTTTTTTCGACGAACTCCGGTTCGCGTCCGCCCGCGGCATCGGTTTTGAAAACCCGGACGCGCTCGCCGGCGGCGTTGGTTTCCAATCGCGGCACCTTGACGCTGCCGCCAAAAATGGTCAGCAACAGGCCCAGGACGATAATCACAATCAGCAAGCCGCCTTCCTGCAATCGCAATCCCGGCAGGCGCGCCGGTCGGGTGTGGGTGGGCGAACTCATGTGCTTCAGAGCGACACTAACAAAAGCAACCGTGCCGAGGCAAGCAACGGAAGGCGCGCTGGAAACATCTGGCCGAGGATCGCGAAAAAATTTGGTTGGCACAATCGAGCGAGCGGGTATTTTATGAGAGTTCTGGGAACTTGAGTGTTCGGCGGTTCTTCGACCGCGACACAGGACCCTGACCCAATCCTCGGCCGGGCTAAATTGGCATCAGGCACGGTCTTTCGCCGACCAGCCGTCGAAGGTGAAGATGCCGCGCGTGACGGCGTGGTTGGAACAGTATGGGAAAATTTTTTAGGCAACTTTTATATGGATTGCGGTTTCGCCTGTTAGTGCTGGTGATTCTCGCGTGCGCACCCTTGGTGGGGCTGACGTTGCATACGGCGTGGGACGACCGCCGGCGGCAGGTGGCAGATTGGCAGCAGCGCTCGAAGGAGATGGTGCAACTGGCCGGTCGGGAGGAGGAGAAGGTCATCGGGCAGACGCGCCAACTGTTGTTCGCCGTCGCGGAATCTTCCCAGGTGCGTTCGGGCAATCACAAAGAGTGCAAGAAATATCTGGATCAACTGTTCGAGAGTTACCCGCGTTATGCCAATCTGGGTGTGATCAAGACCAATGGCGATTTTCTCGCCAGCGCCCTCCCGGCGGCCGAACCCGTCCAGCCGGCGGACCTTCAGTTTTTCCGCCGCGTGCTCAAAACTCGCGCCTTTGCGATTGGCGATTTTCCGGTCGGCCACACCAACAGCAAGGCGACGGTCAACTTTGGCTGTCCGCTCTTTGATCAGTCCGGGCAGATTCAGGCCGTGGTTTTTGCCGCGCTGGATCTGGCTTGGTTCAATCGTTACGAATCTGAATTGCAGGCGCAGTTGCCCAAAGATGCGACGTGGACCCAGATCGACCAAAGAGGGACGATTCTCGTTCGAAATCCGGCGCCAGAAAAATGGATTGGTCAGCCTTTGCCACAGAAGGGGCTCATGCAAACCGTTTCTAGTGAGACCAACGGCGTGGTGGAGGCCTTGGATCTTGATGGTGTTCCCTCTTTTTACGGGTTTACCTCCATGCACAGCCAGCTTTTTCCGGGTGACGTCGTCACCTTGTTAGGTATTCCCAAGCAAGTTCTCTTTGCGGGAGTGGAGCGTATGCTTGCGCGCAACCTGGCCGGTGTGGCGTTGGTGGGTGCCTTGGCGCTTGTGCTTGGTTGGGCCGCCAGCAACCTGCTGGTCCTGCGACAGGTCAGAGCATTGGTGAATTCCAGCGCGCGGCTGGCCTCCGGCGATCTGAGCGCCCGCACGGGTCTGCCGCAGCGAGGGGATGAACTGGGGCGATTAACCGGCGCCTTTGACCAGATGGCGCAATCGTTGGAGCAACGCGACCTGAAACACCAGCAGGCTGAGAAAGCGCTGATGGCTTCCGAAATGCGATATCACCGCCTGTTTGACACAGCCCAGGACGGCATTTTGATTCTCGACGCGGCAACGGGGCGAATCGACGATGTGAACTCGTCCGTGACGGAGATGTTGGGCTATGCGCGCGATACTCTCATCGGGAACAAGCTTTGGGAAATCAGCCCATTCAAAGAGATCGAAGCATTTAAGTCTGCATTTGCTGAATTGGAGAGGCAAGACTGTGTCCGGCTTGACGATCTGTCGCTCATGACCATTGACGGTGGGTCAATTCACGTGGAGTTTGTCAGCAACGTCTATCAGATCAACGGTGGAAGGGTTGTTCAATGCAACATCCGCAACATCAGCAAACGGCGGCGGGCGGAGGGAAGGCTCCAGGAATATAGTCGTAAACTTCAGGTGCTTTCCCGCCGGTTGGTGGAAGTGCAGGAGACGGAACGCCGGCACATTGCCCTTGAACTCCACGACGAAATTGGCCAGGCCCTGACGGTCGCCGAGCTGAACCTGCAAGCAATGCTCGAGTCGCCCGGCACCGAAGCTCTGTTGCCGCGCTTGAAAGAGAGTCTCGAAGTCGTGGAGCGCGTGCTGGAACAGGTGCACGATCTCGCGTTGAATCTGCGGCCGTCCATGCTCGACGATCTCGGCTTGGAACCGGCGTTGCTTTGGTTGACGAACCGACAGGCGGAGTTGACCGGCTTGCAGGCGGAATTTGAAGCAGACGCCCTGGAGCAGCGCTTGGATCCCGTCATCGAAACCGAGTGCTTTCGGGTCGCGCAAGAAGCGTTGACGAACGTGGTGCGGCACGCCCAGGCGCGCACCGTCAACGTGGATTTGCGCACAGCCAATGGGCACCTCCATCTGCGCGTGCGCGACGACGGCCGAGGGTTTGATGTGACCACGGTTTTGGACCGGGCCGTGCGCGGTGTGAGTCTGGGCTTGTTGAGCATGGAAGAGCGCGCCGCGCGGGCGGGCGGTGGACTGGAATACAATTCCGATCCGGGCCAAGGCACCGAGGTCCACGCCTGGTTCCCGTTGCGGTGGCAGACGCCGCCATCCTGAATCAAAGCTGATGAATGCTCCTGAAAAATCCATGCGCGTCATCCTGGCGGATGACCACACCCTTGTGCGCGCAGGCATTCGTGCCCTGCTGGAGAAGTTCCCGGTCGTGGAAGTGGTGGGCGAGGCCGGCAATGGCCGCGCGGTCCTGGACCTGGTCAAAGCGCACCGACCCGATGTGGTGTTGATGGACATTGCCATGCCCGGCCTCAATGGTCTGGAAGCCACCGCGCGGCTGGCCAAGGAATTTCCGGAAGTGCGGGTCATCATCCTCTCCATGCATCAGAATGAAGAATACTACTGGCGGGCGCTCAACGCGGGCGCGTCCGGCTACCTGCTGAAGAAAGCCGCCACCGCCGAATTGGAAACGGCCCTGCACCGCGTCGTCCACGGAGAAATCTATCTCAGCCGGGAAATCTCCACGCGGCTGCTCAGGAAGTTTCCTCAGCACGGGATCGCCGATCGCAAAAGCCCGCTCGAGCAATTGACGAGCCGGCAGCGCGAGGTCCTTCAACTGATCGCGGAAGGCCAGAACACCAAGGAAATCGGTGACATTCTCAAGATCAGTCCCAAGACGGTCGAATACCATCGCATGAAGTTGATGAATTGCTTGAGTGTTTACGACATACCGGGTCTCGTGCGATTCGCCTTGCGCGTGGGATTGATTTCGCAGGAAGGCTGAGTCGCACTCCGTTGTCCGGCGGCGACCGCCCGCATCCACTGAAATGTCTTTCCATGTTCATGCGCCGGAATTCCGAAATCCGAAGGCCGAAACGGGCTTGTGCCTCCCGGTGGCTTAATTGTTCCAAGGCCAACCGCCGGAGTGGAAGAGTTCGGGCTTTGGGCTTCGGATTTCGAGTCTCGGATTTCATTTCATGGCCGCTGGCAATCGCGCCGCGAGAGCGTGGTCTGAACTCAGGATAGATATTATCCCGGGTAACCCCCCCCACCTCCTTGTGAAGGTATCATTGTCGCTCTCGTGCGCGATAATAGCGGGCCGGAAAGGCCGCCGCGCTGTAATCCACAAACTCAATCGAACCACGGTCCCCCACCCCCACACTGCTGATGACTGACCAATCCGAGAAATTTTGCGTCGCCAGGATATCGTATAAATGGCCGGGCTGCCCGGTCACGGTCAGAACCACCTGCATGGCCGGGTTGACCCGGATTTGCAGTTTGGGAAGTCCCGGCAACACTTCGCTCAGACGGTAAAAGCGCGCCGGAAAGTTCACGGCATTCGTATCAACGAACTGAAACGAGCCGCTGGCATCCACAGTTCCAGTGCCAATAACGCTCCAGTGCTTAAACAACCACGTCGCTTGGATATCATACCTGTGGCCGACCTGGCCGATCGCCGTCAGCAGGGCATGCTTGTTGGGGAGGATGTTGAGCTGCAACTTTGTGGTGACCACCTCGATCAGGCGATACGACAAGGCCGGCAGGATCGCGGCATTGACATCAGTGAACTCCGTCGTGCCGCTGCCGTCAAGTGTCACCGTGCCGATGGTAACCCAGCCACCAACAAGTCGGTCCGCCTGGATCTGATACGTGTGGCCGATCACGCCGGTCACTTGCAAAACCACCTGCCCGTCCAAGAGAGTGCGAAGAATGTTTACGACCGGAACCGATGTGACTGGAACTGTATAACTCGCCTCATTCGAATAATCGCTTTCCAAACCGGCGCCGTTGTAAGTTGTGGCGGCGAAGAAGTAGGTCACTCCTTCCACGAGGCCGGAGATGGTGGCCGTCGTTGCATTGCCGACCGAAACCAGGTTGGTGTAGGCACGGCTTGCCACGCCATAATAGATCTTGTAACCCGCAACGCCGGCGTCGGTGCTTGCGTCCCAAGCCAGAGTCACACTCCGCCCTGGTTGAATGGTTGCACTCAGCGCCTCACCCGGCGCGCTGAGCGCAGCCAGCAAGGGGATTACGCTCAGAAGCTTCATCCGTCCCATGAATCTGAAAAGTCGGTCCAAGACACCCTCTGCGCGGCGTGGTTGGAGTTCGCCGGAGCCTGGGCGCGCGCGAAAGGGCGGGCGCGGCCGGACCGCTGCACCATCAGGATTGGACACGGACGCTCGTGCCCGATTTACTTCTTGTCCGCAAGAAAAACGCATCGCGTGTTTTTACCCTCCGCGAGTTGCGGCCGCGACTAGGTCATTCCTCGGCGGCGCTAGGAGATTCCTTGGTGCCGGGTTGTTGCACGGGGCAGGAAGCCTGTTCCATTGCCATGGCATTCATGGAGTTCTCCCAGTCGGCTGCGGGGGCGTGTGTTCCGGCTCCACGTTTTTGTCGCGGACCTCAACGAGCTCCCTTTGGACAAGGCCCGCGAGGGTGTTTGTGCAGGAGTAATCCGAAGCCGCCAACGAGGAACTGCAAGCTTCCAACAAAGAGGTGCAGTCGGCGAACGAGAAGCTGCAAAGCATAAATGAAGAATTGGAGTCCACCAACAAAGAGTTGATGTCCGTCAACGACGAGGTGGCCAGTCGCAACTCCGAACTCAACCGTCATAACAGCGATCTGAACAACCTCCACCTCAGCGTCGCAATGCCCATGTTGTCGCTCCGGCACGACCTGACCATCGTGCGCAACGCGACCCAACGGATGGGGGCAGGTCGGTTTTGAGTCGGAACCCGGCAAAGCGAGCACATTTTGGATCGAGTGGCCGGAGAGTAAAGAAGCGTGACACGCTCCCTTTTCGGGAACACACTGAAGCAGTATGGTGGCTGTAGAGCACGGCATTTCAAAATCTAAGAACGGTAGCTGTTGAAACCTTAAAAACATGAGCCAACCGATCTTGCTGGTGGAGGATGACGAGAACGACGTGACGTTCATGAAAATGGCGTTCAAGAAGGCCGGCGTGGACCTCCCGATGCACGTCGCGACCCATGGCCAGGAGGCTTTGGATTATTTCCAAGGAAGGGGAAGGTTTGCCAAGCGCGAAGACTTTCCCCTGCCTTGCCTGGTTTTGCTCGACTTGAAACTGCCGTTTGTGATGGGCCTGGGCCTGCTGAGGTGGATCCGCGAACAGCCTGAACTGGAATCGACCGTCGTAATTATTCTGAGCGCTTCCAGCGACGATCAGGACGTCCAGACCGCCTACGAGTTGGGAGCCAATGCCTATCTGGTCAAACCGGCTGACTTGGAAAAACTCTACCTTATGGCCCACGCCATCAAAGATTTTTGGCTGACCTACAATCGGCCGGTGTCCAACCGCGCCGCAGTAAAGCCCTGACGGTCGCAGAGCTTGTCTGCGTTTCCCAGGTGTCTGATAGAATCTGAAGTCCACAAGGTCCCGGTGCCATCATCCGGGATCAAAAGAAAGATAACGAAATTTGGGCTATGCACTTGATGCCCCTGGATTCAAACAGGGACAACCTAAAGGTTGAACTCCAACGAAAACGGCCCGCGCGCGGCGTTGGAGTTCACGCTTTAGCGTGTCCGATGGGCCAAGGGGAATCAGGTGCATAGCCCTAAAAGAAGTTTTGCGACAACCGGATTCGGCAAGGCCTCTGCCCGGCCAGGCTATCGGAACCGCACGGTGACCGGCTTGAGCACCACTTCCGATCCTTCGCGCGCCGCCTCCACGACTAGGGATTCGCCATGCATGGCCACTAATTTGCGGGCCCAATCCACCATGCGCGAGATTTGTGCGTCGTCATGGCCCGGGTCGTGATGAAACAAGAAAAGCTTTTTGACGCCAGCCACCAGTGCCAACGTGACAACGTCGTCCAGGCAGCCATGTCCCCAGCCGACGTGACTCTTGTATTCGGCGTCATCGTATTGCGAGTCAATGATGAGAACGTCGGTCGCTTTGATGAATTCAACCAGTTTTTCATCCTGCTTGCGGGCATAGGTCAGCGATTCAGAAAAAGTTGTGTCGGTGGCATCGGGCGAGCCACGCAGGCGCGCATAAGGTTCATTATCGGGCAGATAAACCACCGAACCACAACTGGTGAACAGCCGGTAGCCCACGCAAATGCCGGGGTGGTTGGCAAAGGAGGCCTTCACCCGCACCTTGCCGATGTGGAAATCCAAGTCCTGAATCTCTTCCACGGAGATGTGCCCGGGCATTTGTCTCATGCTGACGGGAAAGTAAGGGCTTTCCATCTGCGACGACAGCGTCGCCTGCAACCCTTCGCTCGAACCTTCAAAGCCACGAATCCGCAGATTATTTTTCGGGTTGTAAGCGGGAATGAAAAATGGAAAACCCTGGATGTGGTCCCAATGCGTGTGTGAAATCAGCAACGTGGCATTGATGGGTTGATTCTTGAATTCGTTCATCAGCGCCAGACCCAACGGTCGAATCCCCGAACCAGCATCGAGGATGATGATCTCGCCATCCGCGCGCACCTCCACACACGACGTGTTGCCGCCATAAAGAACCGTGCTTTCCCCAGGCGTGGGAATCGAACCGCGCACGCCCCAAAATTTTACTTTGGTCGGCTGATTGTGAGAACTTGGAGACGAATGAAGCTTGAGCGGTGCGAGCGGATCGCGCGACTGGGGGGATGTCTTTGGGTTGGGGGCTGGCGCGCCTGCTGGTCGTTTGGGCAAAGCGAGACGCTTCAGGAGTCTTGCCAGTTCCATGCGCTGGACTGGTTTGACCAGATATTCATCCGCACCCGCTTCCAATGCATTGAGCCGGTCGCCGGGATAACCGCGGCCACTGGAAATAATGATTTTGGTTTGCGCCAGTTGCGGTTGCTGATGGACGAGCCGGCATAATCGAAACCCGTTGCAACGCGGCATCAGCAGGTCGCAAATAACCAGTTCGGGACGATGTTGACGGATCAATTTAAAGCCCGCTTCACCTTCATCAGACTCAAGCACATGCCAGCCGTCGCCCGTAAGCCAGGTGCGTAGCGTCGTCCGAAAATCCCGGTCTTCGTCAATCAATAAAACGCTTTTCACAATCTAAACCGGACCCACTCTTTCCGATTTAATTGAAAAAACAAGCGTTGTGTTTGCTGGATGCCGGATCGACTGGGATGGATTTCAGTCACGCATGATCGCTGTTCAATTCATCCTTGCCCACCTGCCGAAGGCGAAGGACGCCGGTAGCGGGGATTGAACCGCGACAACTCAAAAGAAAAATGGCGGGCAATTACTTGCCCGCCATTAGAATCAATCTCGCAGCGATTTGATTGACGTTTACGGTTCGGCCACAACCCGCAGAAACGCAGTCTGAGGTGCGGCAGCAATGTCCAGTGTTTTCTGAATCGTCCCGTTCACACCGGGGATGTCCTGCTTCAAGGTCTGCCAGTTGAAAAGCGGGGCCGTTAGGTCTGTACTGCCAACAATCTTGTAGTTCTTATCGGCCGACGCAGTCCATTGAACCTGGACGCTCGTGTTGCTCAGTGCCGAGATATTTATGTTTAGTGGCACATACGGCGTGAGCGTCTCACCCATGGCCCACTTTGCGGCACGCACGAAAATCACGCGGCCAAGGTCAGTCAGCGCATTAAAGTCCCGGCGGGCGCTGTTGCTACCTTCTTCGTTCACGAACATGTGAACCAAGCGGATCAGATTGGTTTCGGCGTAACCCAAGTTTATATTGGTGGCGAGCAGGCCACCAGCGTCATTGACGGCGAAACACGCCAGGGTCGGGTCTTCATCCAGAACGCCCAAGATCGTTGTCCCCGCTGCGGCGTTAGCGACTAGTTGAAGGGGCCAGCGGAATGTGTAGTTGTCCCTGCCGCCAACTGGAATGTACTTGGTCTCTTCTGGATATTTGTCACGCCAGATCTTGACCCGCCCCTGCGCATCGAGGGGAATGCCCTGCATGATCGGATGGTTGGGGGCAAGAACCTTCATGTACTTGTTGGTGGTTTGCGCCTGGGTGCGATCGCTACTTTGCGACCCGTTTTCGTACATGTGGATGCTGCCCGGCCTGTCGGCCCGGTTACCCAGCACCACGTGTTCTCCCACCATCATCGGGATGCCGTTGGTTTGGGTGGGGGGCGGTGCGTCGCCCGAGCCGCCGCTGCCCGACACGATGAACAGCATAACAGCGGAATTTGGATCGATTGGATTGAACCACGTCTCTGCAGTGGGTGGAAGGGTACACCACGCTGCAGCCGCGCCAGTGTTATCCAGCAACTGATCCAAGACGAGGCGACAGGTATAGCCATGGTCGCAGAGCAGGTTTAACATATGTACATCGCCCGGCGTGACCATGCCAGAACCTTTCTCATCAGCGTAGTAGGAAGTTCCGGCCGCTGTGTCTTGTCCGGCACGCGTGCTGATCAGGATCACGCCATTGGTGATGGCCTTCGTCTCGAACTGTGAACTAACCGTTACCGCCAGTGCCATTGCACTGACCCATAAGAACTTGTGTTTCATACGAATTTTTCTGGGGTTGATGGTTGATGTTTCTCGTTTAATTGGCTGTAGATTCTTTATGCAAGTTCGCGCGCCTAAACGCAAGTACTTTTTTCTGAACCGGTAAACTCATCTCACTTGGGCGCACTCGTCCGCTCCTGCACCCAGGCGATGTCACGATTGCTGGCTTGAACAAGCCCGTATCTGAACCTCCCCGTGTAGGTCGTCCGCATCAAACCCGTGACCGTGCGCCCGTCCTTCCATGACCTGATCTCGGAATGTCCATCGGCAAAACTGAACCCGCAACCACCCCCATGATACGTGGCAGGACCATCCTGCCAGATGAAAGGAGAGTGCCCGGGCAAACCCATGAGCACGGCGAACGCCGCATCGTTCACGCTGTCAGGGTTTTCGTCGATGATCACCCACAACGACGACGGCGCCGGAGCAGTCATGTCTGAGGTCTTCTCGTAAAACCGCCAGGGCGGTGAAGGCGTCCATTGGTTGAACGATACGTTCTGAACAGAAGTCCTGAACATCTGGCTCATGGAAATGCTTCGTACCCGCGGCGAACCTTTTTTCCCAGCAGTCAGGCTTTGGTCGGCAGGACATTTGTAAACGCCAATATTCTTCACATAGGTAGCCAATAATCCTTGATTCAAGATATTAACATTAGTGTTATCGGGACTGACGGCGCCGTCGTAATCAAGCCAGCCGCCAACCCAGTCAAAGGAGTTCGCAACCTTTCCTTGATAATCATCGGCGTACATCAACCAACCGATGAGAAGTTGCCTGCCATTGCTCATGCAACTCAAGGCTTGGGCCTTGCTCTTCGCCCTCGTCAACGCGGGCAACAGCAACCCAGCCAGGATAGCGATAATGGCAATCACCACCAGCAGTTCAATCAACGTGAAAGCACGAGCCCGGGAAGCGCAGGGCGACGTCTTGGATTCAGGGTAGCCAATGCTGCTCATAATTTCTTAGCCAGCCGAACACCTACGCATTTACTGGGTTTAATGGGTTTGCTGCGTTTACGTTAACAGCAAGTTCATTTCCCGACAAGATTTTTTTGGATAGTTGCCGTCGATAGAAGAGAACCCAGCATCTTGCTGGCGGGGCGGCGACGGCGAATCGGTCACGGAGATACGGGTACCGCCGGTGAAGGCGTCTCCAGCCATTTGAAATTGAATTGATAATGCTGCCGGCTGCTGATGAGGTGAATCACTCCGTTGCGGGCCTGCACCGCGTCCAGATAACCCTTGGGTTCTGCGTTGCTGAAACTCATCGTAAACAGTTCGCCGTCGGTGGTTTCAACCGAGTGGCCAAGCCCGTCGTCCGAGACCAATCGTTTGAAAGGCCAGGTGGCCCCATCGTCATAAGAAATCGAGGCAAACAACCCGGAAACCGTGCGCGTCCCTCCGAGGAGGTTTGTG
It encodes:
- a CDS encoding ABC transporter permease, encoding MSSPTHTRPARLPGLRLQEGGLLIVIIVLGLLLTIFGGSVKVPRLETNAAGERVRVFKTDAAGGREPEFVEKNKFLNAANLAQLAKDTSFIAIMAVGATFVIIAGGIDLSVGAIYALASVLGALVLQCYGPDGPRAGAWIGTPLGMLVCVGVATACGFLNGGMIVALKVHPFIITLGTMAIFRGIAFVITKGQSVGGFPPAFRDLIRWEVGDGLSLVPLGVMLLVAIIGGIYLSRLAAGRRVYAVGGNEQASRYSGIRVERVKLSVFIFSGLTAGIAALLSLGYYGGATSGDGQGYELNVIAAAVVGGASLSGGKGSALGALLGALVIQMISTGIVILGINQNYSQIIIGAVVILAVVLDQFNNWLAKRRLTKAS
- a CDS encoding PAS domain S-box protein — translated: MGKFFRQLLYGLRFRLLVLVILACAPLVGLTLHTAWDDRRRQVADWQQRSKEMVQLAGREEEKVIGQTRQLLFAVAESSQVRSGNHKECKKYLDQLFESYPRYANLGVIKTNGDFLASALPAAEPVQPADLQFFRRVLKTRAFAIGDFPVGHTNSKATVNFGCPLFDQSGQIQAVVFAALDLAWFNRYESELQAQLPKDATWTQIDQRGTILVRNPAPEKWIGQPLPQKGLMQTVSSETNGVVEALDLDGVPSFYGFTSMHSQLFPGDVVTLLGIPKQVLFAGVERMLARNLAGVALVGALALVLGWAASNLLVLRQVRALVNSSARLASGDLSARTGLPQRGDELGRLTGAFDQMAQSLEQRDLKHQQAEKALMASEMRYHRLFDTAQDGILILDAATGRIDDVNSSVTEMLGYARDTLIGNKLWEISPFKEIEAFKSAFAELERQDCVRLDDLSLMTIDGGSIHVEFVSNVYQINGGRVVQCNIRNISKRRRAEGRLQEYSRKLQVLSRRLVEVQETERRHIALELHDEIGQALTVAELNLQAMLESPGTEALLPRLKESLEVVERVLEQVHDLALNLRPSMLDDLGLEPALLWLTNRQAELTGLQAEFEADALEQRLDPVIETECFRVAQEALTNVVRHAQARTVNVDLRTANGHLHLRVRDDGRGFDVTTVLDRAVRGVSLGLLSMEERAARAGGGLEYNSDPGQGTEVHAWFPLRWQTPPS
- a CDS encoding response regulator transcription factor; translation: MNAPEKSMRVILADDHTLVRAGIRALLEKFPVVEVVGEAGNGRAVLDLVKAHRPDVVLMDIAMPGLNGLEATARLAKEFPEVRVIILSMHQNEEYYWRALNAGASGYLLKKAATAELETALHRVVHGEIYLSREISTRLLRKFPQHGIADRKSPLEQLTSRQREVLQLIAEGQNTKEIGDILKISPKTVEYHRMKLMNCLSVYDIPGLVRFALRVGLISQEG
- a CDS encoding fibronectin type III domain-containing protein, whose product is MKLLSVIPLLAALSAPGEALSATIQPGRSVTLAWDASTDAGVAGYKIYYGVASRAYTNLVSVGNATTATISGLVEGVTYFFAATTYNGAGLESDYSNEASYTVPVTSVPVVNILRTLLDGQVVLQVTGVIGHTYQIQADRLVGGWVTIGTVTLDGSGTTEFTDVNAAILPALSYRLIEVVTTKLQLNILPNKHALLTAIGQVGHRYDIQATWLFKHWSVIGTGTVDASGSFQFVDTNAVNFPARFYRLSEVLPGLPKLQIRVNPAMQVVLTVTGQPGHLYDILATQNFSDWSVISSVGVGDRGSIEFVDYSAAAFPARYYRARERQ
- a CDS encoding response regulator, with the protein product MSQPILLVEDDENDVTFMKMAFKKAGVDLPMHVATHGQEALDYFQGRGRFAKREDFPLPCLVLLDLKLPFVMGLGLLRWIREQPELESTVVIILSASSDDQDVQTAYELGANAYLVKPADLEKLYLMAHAIKDFWLTYNRPVSNRAAVKP
- a CDS encoding response regulator; translated protein: MKSVLLIDEDRDFRTTLRTWLTGDGWHVLESDEGEAGFKLIRQHRPELVICDLLMPRCNGFRLCRLVHQQPQLAQTKIIISSGRGYPGDRLNALEAGADEYLVKPVQRMELARLLKRLALPKRPAGAPAPNPKTSPQSRDPLAPLKLHSSPSSHNQPTKVKFWGVRGSIPTPGESTVLYGGNTSCVEVRADGEIIILDAGSGIRPLGLALMNEFKNQPINATLLISHTHWDHIQGFPFFIPAYNPKNNLRIRGFEGSSEGLQATLSSQMESPYFPVSMRQMPGHISVEEIQDLDFHIGKVRVKASFANHPGICVGYRLFTSCGSVVYLPDNEPYARLRGSPDATDTTFSESLTYARKQDEKLVEFIKATDVLIIDSQYDDAEYKSHVGWGHGCLDDVVTLALVAGVKKLFLFHHDPGHDDAQISRMVDWARKLVAMHGESLVVEAAREGSEVVLKPVTVRFR
- a CDS encoding prepilin-type N-terminal cleavage/methylation domain-containing protein, which gives rise to MSSIGYPESKTSPCASRARAFTLIELLVVIAIIAILAGLLLPALTRAKSKAQALSCMSNGRQLLIGWLMYADDYQGKVANSFDWVGGWLDYDGAVSPDNTNVNILNQGLLATYVKNIGVYKCPADQSLTAGKKGSPRVRSISMSQMFRTSVQNVSFNQWTPSPPWRFYEKTSDMTAPAPSSLWVIIDENPDSVNDAAFAVLMGLPGHSPFIWQDGPATYHGGGCGFSFADGHSEIRSWKDGRTVTGLMRTTYTGRFRYGLVQASNRDIAWVQERTSAPK